One Halarcobacter ebronensis genomic window carries:
- a CDS encoding glycosyltransferase, giving the protein MKIIIFTQNLDFGGVQKSVYLLANYLKKEYDLTIILAEDNKKIRYKIDGINILQIKTPLINIKDPNVGEKLYKYRIIELDNLLNKVKPNILISYEDYNNLITLNCEYKCKKIISCRVSIKDSYEKRRIHLLESEFYYNMIKKLYKKADRIITVSESIKNELIDDFQLDNIITIYNGIVHNNDVVSSKYSNFILNIGRLHTQKGQKDLIKAFNEIKDKVDVNLIIVGDGNMKEELLSLVNRFNLGERVLLVGYDDPYKYIKNCKLFVFPSYYEGFSNTILEVMSCEKNIVSYNYKGSKEILYEDNIVPLGNIKKLSEKILYYLNNERENIDCSKKLFEKSQNFTLEKTLQNYKKEIEALCVE; this is encoded by the coding sequence ATGAAAATAATAATATTTACCCAGAATTTAGATTTTGGAGGAGTACAAAAGTCAGTATATTTATTAGCCAATTATTTAAAAAAAGAGTATGACTTAACAATTATTCTTGCAGAGGATAATAAAAAAATAAGATATAAAATTGATGGGATAAATATTTTACAAATTAAGACTCCATTAATAAATATTAAAGATCCTAATGTAGGAGAAAAACTTTATAAATATAGAATTATTGAACTTGATAATCTTCTCAATAAAGTGAAACCCAATATTTTAATAAGTTATGAAGATTATAATAATTTGATTACTTTAAATTGTGAATATAAATGTAAGAAGATTATTTCTTGTAGGGTAAGTATAAAGGATAGTTATGAAAAAAGAAGAATTCATCTTTTAGAATCAGAATTTTATTACAATATGATTAAAAAATTATATAAAAAAGCAGATAGAATAATAACTGTAAGCGAATCAATAAAAAATGAACTAATAGATGATTTTCAACTTGATAATATCATAACAATATACAATGGTATAGTTCACAATAATGATGTGGTTTCGTCAAAATATTCAAATTTTATTTTAAATATAGGTAGACTTCATACTCAAAAAGGTCAAAAAGATTTAATCAAAGCTTTTAATGAAATTAAAGATAAAGTAGATGTCAATTTAATTATTGTTGGTGATGGTAATATGAAAGAAGAGTTATTAAGTCTTGTCAATAGATTCAACTTAGGTGAAAGAGTTTTATTGGTAGGATATGATGACCCTTACAAATACATAAAAAATTGTAAGCTTTTTGTATTTCCTTCTTATTATGAAGGGTTTTCAAATACTATTCTTGAAGTTATGAGTTGTGAAAAAAATATTGTTTCATATAATTATAAAGGAAGTAAAGAAATATTATATGAAGATAATATAGTTCCCCTTGGAAATATTAAGAAATTGTCAGAAAAAATTTTATATTATTTAAATAATGAGAGAGAGAATATAGATTGTTCAAAAAAACTATTTGAAAAATCACAAAATTTTACGCTAGAAAAAACATTGCAAAATTATAAAAAGGAAATAGAAGCTTTATGTGTGGAATAA
- a CDS encoding class I SAM-dependent methyltransferase — translation MKSKPYIKGKCVDIGSGNSPYKKIIIDGIAEYISVDKSNIHKHMFSSLKEKFIDADIKELPFLNDSFDTIILTQVLEHIDDPFKALSEAKRILKKDGVLILSVPFIYQAHAVPYDYFRFSEFGLKKICNDYNFEIIELHRQGYLGTTIFSIINGFIWELLSLNKILRNTIGLPFLLITFAINNLFGLLLDIIKLKNYSPNFWLILKNK, via the coding sequence TTGAAGAGTAAACCTTACATAAAAGGCAAGTGTGTTGATATAGGTTCAGGAAATTCTCCTTATAAAAAAATTATTATTGATGGTATTGCTGAATATATATCTGTTGATAAAAGTAATATTCATAAGCATATGTTTTCATCTTTAAAGGAAAAGTTTATAGATGCTGATATAAAAGAATTACCTTTTTTAAATGATAGTTTTGACACTATAATATTAACTCAAGTATTAGAGCACATAGATGATCCCTTTAAAGCACTTAGTGAAGCTAAAAGAATTTTAAAAAAAGATGGTGTACTTATTCTATCAGTACCCTTTATATACCAAGCTCATGCCGTGCCATATGATTATTTTAGATTTAGTGAGTTTGGTTTAAAAAAAATTTGTAATGATTACAATTTTGAGATTATTGAACTTCATAGGCAAGGTTATTTAGGAACTACAATATTTTCAATTATTAATGGGTTTATTTGGGAGTTATTAAGTTTAAATAAGATTTTAAGGAATACAATTGGATTACCATTTTTATTAATAACATTTGCAATAAATAATTTATTTGGATTACTTTTAGATATTATAAAGTTAAAAAACTATAGTCCAAACTTTTGGTTAATCTTGAAAAATAAATAA
- a CDS encoding FkbM family methyltransferase — translation MIFSLNDIPKNKRLIIYGYGHAGQMLLKFLSIYRPNQTIKCIVDDNYKNSDNDLKIITFEDLNDIYSQNDLILVTLLLSDKIEYRLRENTKFNYSLIRLNYFHDDIEFLKFKKFYNNKRKYISKLHSFDEYKEKDKLKRVLSIFTNEVDKELYSTIVSCWHEGDELIQDYFVNNFEKIGRHYLEYLDFSKIKNVIEGGVADGINSIEFLSLLSKDCKIFGFDPIFNEYNESKHKKYLEENNNFEVILKGLWDVDTNLEINISDSLPLASVSEVKSILSKTIEVTSIDNFMNVRKIDKLDFLKLDIEGAEYNCLKGAINTLKKDRPQLSISIYHKYEHLYEIPLFLYDNLANYTFRLGQYHYEHGETVLYAIPNELI, via the coding sequence ATGATTTTTTCTCTTAATGATATACCCAAAAATAAAAGACTAATAATTTATGGGTATGGACATGCTGGACAGATGTTATTAAAATTTTTAAGTATTTATCGACCAAATCAAACTATAAAATGTATAGTTGATGATAACTACAAAAATTCAGATAATGATTTAAAGATTATTACTTTTGAAGACTTAAACGATATTTATTCACAAAATGATTTAATTTTGGTAACACTTTTATTAAGTGACAAAATTGAGTATAGATTAAGAGAAAATACAAAATTCAATTATTCATTGATAAGGTTAAATTATTTTCATGATGACATTGAATTTCTTAAATTCAAAAAGTTTTACAATAATAAACGTAAATATATATCTAAGTTACATAGTTTTGACGAATATAAAGAGAAAGATAAGCTTAAAAGAGTATTGTCAATTTTTACAAATGAAGTTGACAAAGAACTTTATAGTACAATAGTCAGTTGTTGGCATGAAGGAGATGAACTTATTCAGGATTATTTTGTTAACAATTTTGAAAAAATAGGGAGACATTATTTAGAGTATTTAGATTTTTCAAAAATTAAAAATGTTATTGAAGGAGGTGTAGCAGATGGAATCAATAGTATTGAATTTTTGTCCTTATTATCAAAAGATTGTAAGATATTTGGATTTGACCCTATATTTAATGAATATAATGAGTCTAAACATAAAAAATATCTTGAAGAAAATAATAATTTTGAAGTTATATTAAAAGGATTATGGGATGTTGATACTAACTTGGAAATAAATATCTCTGATTCCCTTCCTCTAGCTTCAGTTAGTGAAGTAAAAAGTATTTTGTCTAAAACAATAGAAGTTACATCAATAGACAATTTTATGAATGTAAGAAAAATTGATAAATTGGATTTTTTAAAGTTAGATATTGAAGGTGCCGAATATAATTGCTTAAAAGGTGCAATTAATACATTAAAGAAAGATAGACCACAATTAAGTATTTCTATTTATCATAAATATGAACACTTATATGAAATACCATTATTTTTATATGATAACCTGGCTAACTATACTTTCAGATTAGGACAATATCATTATGAACATGGGGAAACTGTATTGTATGCTATACCTAATGAGTTAATATGA
- a CDS encoding methyltransferase domain-containing protein, with protein sequence MLSKLVDIFVCPSCKNSLSIDVEEEKNNRIKEGTFHCSSCSSSYKIINFVPRFVTNEEYVSSFGDEWHLFKKVKNSKTDMSKDEMDKYLGLKEVNIKDKMVLEIGCGAGPYLDVSGREYGAKHVIGVDLSRAVDAAYENVGNLENITIIQANLFSLPFKEPIFDLIYSLGVLHHTPNTKDAFNAVIPYVKKNGEVSIWLYGKYWERKIRNQNWIRKNITSKFSSKQLYIFSKFASYLYYLYLIPILGDGLRERIPIAMDKDIEVRQLNTFDMYSPTYINYHYLDEVYSWFEEAKFEQIRPNKYLLGMKGIRR encoded by the coding sequence ATGTTATCAAAATTAGTAGATATTTTTGTTTGTCCTTCTTGTAAAAACTCATTAAGTATTGATGTTGAGGAAGAAAAAAACAATAGAATAAAAGAAGGAACTTTCCATTGTTCTTCTTGTTCATCAAGTTATAAAATTATTAATTTTGTTCCAAGATTTGTTACAAATGAAGAATATGTTAGCTCTTTTGGAGATGAATGGCATTTATTTAAAAAGGTAAAGAATAGTAAAACTGATATGTCTAAAGATGAAATGGATAAATATCTAGGGTTAAAAGAAGTTAATATCAAAGATAAAATGGTTTTAGAAATTGGCTGTGGAGCAGGACCATACTTAGATGTATCTGGAAGAGAATATGGAGCTAAACATGTTATAGGAGTTGATTTAAGTCGTGCGGTTGATGCAGCGTATGAAAATGTAGGAAATCTAGAAAACATAACAATAATACAAGCAAACCTATTTTCTTTACCTTTTAAAGAGCCTATCTTTGATTTAATATATTCATTAGGGGTTCTGCATCATACTCCTAATACTAAAGACGCATTTAATGCAGTAATACCCTATGTAAAAAAAAACGGAGAAGTTTCAATTTGGCTATATGGAAAATATTGGGAAAGAAAAATAAGAAACCAAAATTGGATAAGAAAAAATATAACTTCAAAGTTTTCATCTAAGCAATTATATATTTTTAGTAAATTTGCTTCGTATTTATATTATCTATATTTAATACCAATTTTAGGCGATGGATTAAGAGAACGTATTCCAATAGCTATGGATAAAGATATTGAAGTTAGACAATTAAATACATTTGATATGTACAGTCCAACTTATATAAATTATCATTATTTAGATGAAGTTTATAGCTGGTTTGAAGAAGCAAAGTTTGAACAAATAAGACCTAATAAATATTTATTAGGTATGAAAGGGATAAGGAGATAG
- a CDS encoding glycosyltransferase family 2 protein has product MKKASIVIPTFNRANFLKRALLSATSQVYSNLEIIVSDDCSDDNTKEVVEEFLHDDRVKYFKHIINKGQGDNYFYTIKELANGEWVFLLADDDYFNSKYYVSEVMNLVINDDVHMVLTNTKIDLGITQSTCHKDIHDKYGLKNYDKKTLIDIWKEYPHILDGANCFKRDIFFKGFGDNYKESTMSLVEDFDLEVLKQNVIYCPEASYIFTNGEHSLNKFKVNIYEYILILKSFVRPIKYALKESIFSKKQLETIYLKKWEYYCNCTSFVSSVLDEEFLDFVKLIINSSLENDNIFNLIEKKAIKYSKLYQKEIDKKIIEYSKYDHIYKNKNKKIDDAKTVIIYGTKIRALEYKSFFEKKGKEIKSFLDDFSYGYEIENVFVHNIQKTDDIKADLYVIATDKFNFVEKMYEKLINKKVDKDKIIA; this is encoded by the coding sequence TTGAAAAAAGCTTCAATAGTAATACCTACATTTAATAGAGCAAATTTTTTAAAAAGAGCTTTACTTAGTGCTACTTCTCAAGTGTACTCAAATTTAGAAATTATTGTTAGTGATGATTGTTCAGATGATAATACAAAAGAAGTAGTTGAAGAATTCTTGCATGATGATAGAGTAAAGTATTTTAAGCATATAATAAATAAAGGACAAGGAGATAATTACTTTTATACTATTAAAGAACTAGCAAATGGAGAATGGGTATTTTTATTAGCGGATGATGATTATTTTAATAGTAAGTACTATGTATCTGAAGTTATGAATTTAGTGATAAATGATGATGTTCATATGGTTTTAACTAACACAAAGATTGATTTAGGGATTACGCAATCAACATGTCATAAAGATATTCACGATAAGTATGGATTGAAAAATTATGATAAAAAAACATTAATAGATATATGGAAAGAATACCCTCATATATTAGATGGTGCAAATTGTTTTAAAAGGGATATTTTTTTTAAAGGATTTGGGGATAATTATAAAGAATCTACTATGAGTCTTGTTGAAGATTTTGATTTAGAAGTATTAAAACAAAATGTTATATATTGCCCTGAAGCTTCATATATATTTACAAATGGGGAACATAGTTTAAATAAATTTAAAGTGAATATTTATGAATATATATTAATCTTGAAATCATTTGTAAGACCTATAAAGTATGCTTTAAAGGAATCAATTTTTAGTAAAAAACAGTTAGAAACAATCTATTTAAAGAAATGGGAGTACTATTGCAATTGTACATCATTTGTATCGTCAGTATTAGATGAAGAGTTTTTAGATTTTGTTAAATTAATTATAAATAGTTCTTTAGAAAATGATAATATTTTTAATTTAATAGAAAAAAAAGCAATTAAATATTCTAAACTATATCAAAAAGAAATAGACAAGAAAATTATAGAGTATTCAAAATATGATCATATTTATAAAAATAAAAATAAAAAAATTGATGATGCAAAAACAGTAATAATCTATGGAACTAAAATTAGAGCTTTAGAGTATAAGTCATTTTTTGAAAAAAAAGGAAAAGAGATAAAATCTTTTCTTGATGATTTTTCTTATGGGTATGAGATAGAAAATGTTTTTGTACATAATATACAAAAAACTGATGATATTAAAGCAGATCTATATGTTATTGCCACTGATAAGTTTAATTTTGTTGAGAAAATGTATGAAAAACTAATAAATAAGAAAGTTGATAAAGATAAAATTATAGCATAA
- a CDS encoding DegT/DnrJ/EryC1/StrS family aminotransferase produces MYEMPARFSFGNEEVYAIEKVINYYKQRGEDPGYNGVFEKEFCEKFSSYMGGGYSDAVATGTASIYTALLSLNLPKGSDVLISPVTDNGPLNCIIILGYKPVLIDSKKGSYNIDLEQFKKRVTPNTTGAVLVHTGGEPIEDIEDIVLEAKRLGIKILEDCSQSIGAEVNGKKVGSFGDIAAFSTMYRKNLIAGSSGGIVFTKSKDLYHLALAHADRGKQPWRDDINQNDPGCALFPALNLNTDEISCSIGISSLNRLDETIKRRVLFLEYFIPLLKEKSKFCSPYNFNKNFSPFFFPIFVDTSKINYSKKDFAERLNKKGVPNNVNYGCVISDWIWAQKYLSDDFKTTNALEVKNNSFNLFFNENYTSKDADFIVETIVYLENELLGIG; encoded by the coding sequence ATGTATGAAATGCCAGCAAGATTTTCTTTTGGTAATGAAGAAGTTTATGCAATAGAAAAAGTAATTAATTATTATAAGCAAAGGGGCGAAGATCCAGGCTATAATGGTGTTTTTGAAAAAGAGTTTTGTGAAAAATTTTCTTCTTATATGGGAGGAGGCTATAGTGATGCAGTAGCAACTGGTACAGCATCAATTTATACAGCACTTTTATCTTTGAATTTACCTAAAGGTAGTGATGTTCTAATATCTCCTGTTACAGATAATGGACCTTTGAATTGTATTATAATACTTGGATATAAACCTGTTTTGATTGATAGTAAAAAAGGAAGTTATAATATTGATTTAGAACAATTTAAGAAAAGAGTAACACCAAATACAACAGGGGCAGTTTTAGTTCACACTGGAGGTGAGCCTATTGAGGATATTGAAGATATTGTTTTAGAGGCTAAACGTTTAGGTATAAAAATATTAGAAGACTGTTCTCAATCAATTGGTGCAGAAGTTAATGGTAAAAAGGTTGGTTCTTTCGGAGATATTGCTGCTTTTTCTACAATGTATAGAAAGAACTTGATTGCAGGCTCTTCCGGAGGAATTGTTTTTACTAAAAGTAAAGATTTATATCACCTTGCATTAGCCCATGCAGATAGAGGTAAACAACCTTGGAGAGATGATATTAATCAAAATGATCCAGGTTGTGCACTTTTCCCTGCACTTAATTTGAATACAGATGAGATATCTTGTTCAATTGGTATTTCTTCCCTTAATAGATTAGATGAAACAATAAAAAGAAGAGTATTATTTCTTGAATATTTTATTCCATTACTTAAAGAAAAATCTAAATTTTGTAGTCCTTATAATTTTAATAAAAACTTTTCACCTTTCTTCTTTCCAATTTTTGTTGATACTTCTAAAATTAACTATTCAAAAAAAGATTTTGCTGAAAGATTAAACAAAAAAGGTGTTCCCAATAATGTAAATTATGGATGTGTTATTTCTGATTGGATTTGGGCACAAAAATATTTATCTGATGATTTTAAAACTACTAATGCACTAGAGGTTAAAAATAATTCATTTAATCTATTTTTTAATGAAAACTATACTTCAAAGGATGCAGATTTTATTGTTGAAACAATTGTCTATTTAGAAAATGAATTATTAGGTATAGGATAA
- a CDS encoding GNAT family N-acetyltransferase, producing MGKIEVRKALEEDKEIIWKWWNDETTRKMMKQNEFVPWEDHIKWYENTLKSEKRILLMSLENQNKLGVVRFDFKESNIYEVSINLNPEYRGKGYGKLILKASLNFFLKENQEVKKLFAMFKKINVASKKTFLENGFVLVSKPDMDISGVKKLDMETEEYSELIVNKKEEN from the coding sequence ATGGGAAAAATTGAAGTTAGAAAAGCATTAGAAGAGGATAAGGAGATTATTTGGAAATGGTGGAATGATGAAACCACTAGAAAAATGATGAAGCAAAATGAATTTGTTCCATGGGAAGACCATATCAAATGGTATGAAAATACTTTAAAGAGTGAAAAAAGAATTTTATTAATGTCTTTGGAAAATCAAAATAAACTAGGGGTAGTTCGTTTTGACTTTAAAGAAAGCAATATATATGAAGTAAGTATAAATTTAAATCCAGAGTATAGAGGCAAAGGTTATGGAAAATTAATACTAAAAGCATCTTTGAACTTTTTTCTAAAAGAGAATCAAGAGGTGAAGAAATTATTTGCGATGTTTAAAAAAATAAATGTAGCTTCGAAAAAAACTTTTTTAGAAAATGGCTTTGTATTAGTTTCTAAACCTGATATGGATATTTCAGGTGTAAAAAAACTTGATATGGAAACTGAAGAGTATAGTGAATTAATAGTGAATAAAAAAGAGGAAAATTAA
- a CDS encoding radical SAM protein → MLLSDKEFYKLYGKIFNEKLAEAKYFVKNPNLLRYKIEKLKRGENKLLAPSVDEFSHKMTYYKGFVKYPHRLKNYIVSKEEEYLPVRNFFPTIMDLEPNSRCNFKCIMCHVSSWEKGKRAEDMTFEQFKEFIDSNQNFIEIKLHGMGEPLLHKDYFKMVEYLSSQHIWTRTSINGSLLHKNENYKKLIDAEIGEVQCSFDGATKEVYEKIRVNSNFEKVVSNFTLLNNYANEKNRPYTRMWALIQNYNRHQLFDFVELAKQMNFKRISFSITLNDWGREEWHEKNEKLQSKGLSEEEEVKLLELSKKYDIDISVWEQANKYKTDSLENLCPWVFNRPYISSDSKVVPCCMIADPDVINFGDISEFKSLWNGKEYQDFRKKHLEGDIPSCCKSCYGN, encoded by the coding sequence ATGTTATTATCTGATAAAGAGTTTTACAAGTTATATGGAAAAATATTTAATGAAAAATTAGCAGAAGCGAAGTATTTTGTTAAAAACCCTAATCTTTTAAGATATAAAATAGAAAAATTAAAGAGGGGAGAAAATAAACTTTTAGCACCTAGTGTTGATGAGTTTTCTCATAAAATGACTTATTACAAGGGATTTGTAAAATATCCTCATCGACTAAAAAACTATATAGTCTCAAAAGAAGAAGAATATTTACCAGTTAGAAACTTTTTCCCTACAATAATGGATTTAGAACCTAATAGTAGATGTAATTTTAAATGTATCATGTGTCATGTTTCATCTTGGGAAAAAGGAAAAAGAGCTGAAGATATGACTTTTGAACAGTTTAAAGAATTTATAGATTCTAATCAAAATTTTATAGAAATAAAATTACATGGAATGGGAGAACCTCTTCTTCATAAAGATTATTTCAAAATGGTTGAATATCTTTCTTCTCAACATATATGGACAAGAACTTCAATAAACGGTTCTTTATTACATAAAAATGAAAATTATAAGAAACTAATTGATGCGGAGATAGGTGAAGTCCAATGTTCTTTTGACGGAGCAACTAAAGAAGTGTATGAAAAAATTAGAGTTAATTCAAATTTTGAAAAAGTAGTAAGTAATTTTACTTTGTTAAATAATTATGCCAATGAAAAAAATAGACCATATACAAGAATGTGGGCATTAATACAAAATTATAATAGGCATCAGTTATTTGATTTTGTTGAATTAGCAAAACAGATGAATTTTAAAAGAATAAGTTTTTCAATTACATTAAATGATTGGGGAAGAGAAGAGTGGCATGAGAAAAATGAGAAGTTGCAATCAAAGGGATTAAGTGAAGAAGAGGAAGTAAAACTTTTAGAATTGTCAAAAAAATATGATATTGATATTAGTGTTTGGGAGCAAGCAAATAAATATAAAACAGACTCTTTAGAGAATTTATGCCCTTGGGTTTTTAATAGACCGTACATTAGTTCTGATTCTAAAGTCGTTCCATGTTGCATGATAGCTGATCCTGATGTTATTAATTTTGGAGATATAAGTGAATTTAAAAGTTTGTGGAATGGTAAAGAATACCAAGACTTTAGAAAAAAACATTTAGAAGGAGATATCCCTTCTTGTTGTAAAAGTTGTTATGGGAATTAA
- a CDS encoding FAD-dependent oxidoreductase yields MQKTALIIGGGFAGCTAAYMLKEKGFKVTLIEGSSLLGGGCRTFFYGGHPYTYGPHHLLINKDEMYVWEYFEKFLNLRELKHHCLTYVENDQAFYNYPIHIDDVESMPDYEKIKFELENKEDVSKANNFEEYWINSIGTTLYDKFIHSYSEKMWKIKNNTELDEFAFSPKGKTIQSGSKQCFVDQKNIAYPIELDGYNTYFDKCVDGTNVILNQKVEIFDFENKRVKVNSEWISADVIVNTASLDSVFEYCYGELRYIGRDFQKIILPIENVFPEPYHFIHYSGEEPYTRIVEYKKMTGYKSPHTLIGIETPSLKNKLYPYPIKSEINKADKYKELFPKDCYTLGRMGTYHYDNMDIIVKECMELMKRI; encoded by the coding sequence ATGCAAAAAACAGCTTTAATAATTGGAGGTGGTTTTGCTGGTTGTACAGCAGCTTATATGCTGAAAGAAAAAGGTTTTAAGGTTACACTAATAGAGGGTAGTTCTTTATTAGGAGGTGGATGTAGAACTTTCTTTTATGGTGGGCACCCTTATACTTATGGACCTCACCATTTATTAATAAATAAAGATGAGATGTATGTTTGGGAGTATTTTGAAAAATTTTTAAATTTAAGAGAATTAAAACATCATTGTTTAACTTATGTTGAAAATGATCAAGCATTTTATAATTATCCTATTCATATTGATGATGTTGAATCTATGCCAGATTATGAAAAAATAAAATTTGAATTGGAAAATAAGGAAGATGTTTCAAAGGCAAATAATTTTGAAGAATATTGGATAAATTCTATAGGTACAACACTTTATGATAAATTTATACATTCATATTCTGAAAAAATGTGGAAAATAAAAAATAATACCGAACTAGATGAATTTGCTTTCTCTCCAAAGGGTAAAACAATACAAAGTGGATCAAAACAATGTTTTGTGGATCAAAAGAATATTGCTTACCCTATTGAATTAGATGGATATAATACATATTTTGATAAGTGTGTAGATGGCACAAATGTAATACTAAATCAAAAAGTAGAAATTTTTGATTTTGAAAATAAAAGAGTAAAAGTTAATTCTGAATGGATAAGTGCTGATGTTATAGTAAATACTGCTTCTTTAGATTCAGTTTTTGAGTATTGTTATGGGGAACTAAGATATATAGGACGAGATTTTCAAAAAATTATTTTACCTATTGAAAATGTCTTTCCTGAACCTTATCATTTTATTCATTATTCAGGAGAAGAACCATATACAAGGATTGTGGAATATAAAAAAATGACAGGATATAAATCTCCTCATACTTTAATAGGGATAGAAACACCTTCTTTAAAAAATAAGTTGTATCCTTATCCAATTAAATCAGAAATTAATAAAGCAGATAAATATAAAGAATTATTTCCTAAAGACTGTTATACCTTAGGTAGAATGGGAACTTATCATTATGATAATATGGATATTATTGTTAAAGAATGTATGGAACTTATGAAAAGGATATAG
- a CDS encoding FkbM family methyltransferase — MKESIRKILFPLPRDQQKQGFEPNFYIKFLRGISKVLIGLFKLNGVNRFSNEFIQILEPKIKIPISSNDSILFRTGHGRLLWRAKTLLTEEPMTIEWIDRFSENDIFYDIGANVGNYSIYAAKKSIRSFAFEPEILNLSLLYENIFLNNVEKLCTPVPFAVHDETALEKFYLKDISKGDALHSIGNKSYLLENPDLSTKVIDTFTMSLDDLIKNYNIPSPTKLKIDVDNNELNVILGANKALESVKEICVELDLNFSEHVKVKEILEEKSFEIICKENGPINYNTNIANYIFRKGFKCKKQL; from the coding sequence TTGAAGGAATCAATTAGAAAAATTTTGTTTCCCTTGCCAAGGGATCAGCAAAAACAAGGTTTTGAACCAAATTTTTATATCAAATTTTTAAGAGGCATTTCTAAAGTATTAATTGGACTATTTAAATTAAATGGTGTAAATCGATTTAGTAATGAGTTTATACAAATTTTAGAACCAAAAATAAAAATCCCTATATCTTCTAATGATAGTATTTTATTTAGAACAGGACATGGTAGATTATTATGGAGAGCTAAGACTTTGCTAACTGAAGAACCTATGACAATTGAATGGATTGATAGATTTTCAGAAAATGATATTTTTTATGATATTGGTGCAAATGTAGGAAATTATTCAATATATGCAGCTAAAAAATCAATAAGAAGTTTTGCTTTTGAACCAGAGATTTTAAACCTTTCTCTTTTATATGAAAATATTTTTTTAAATAATGTCGAAAAATTATGTACTCCTGTTCCCTTTGCTGTTCATGATGAAACGGCATTAGAAAAGTTTTATTTAAAAGATATTTCTAAAGGGGACGCATTACATTCAATTGGAAATAAATCTTATCTTCTTGAAAATCCTGATTTATCAACAAAAGTTATTGATACTTTTACTATGTCGTTGGATGACTTGATAAAAAATTATAATATCCCTTCTCCTACAAAATTAAAAATTGATGTAGATAATAATGAATTAAATGTTATATTAGGCGCGAATAAAGCATTAGAAAGTGTTAAAGAAATATGCGTAGAATTAGATTTGAATTTTTCGGAACATGTAAAGGTAAAAGAGATTTTAGAAGAAAAATCTTTTGAAATTATTTGTAAAGAGAATGGACCAATTAATTATAATACAAATATTGCAAATTATATATTTAGAAAAGGGTTTAAATGCAAAAAACAGCTTTAA